ATCCCCTTTCAACTTTCCCCCCATTTCTCCATCTATAACTTCAATTCACCAATAATCTATAATTTGAAACTAAGTTGATTTAGTAATCACAAGTTTATAAGAGCTTTAAATTTGAGTTGTTTGGCTCTGGGTAGCTTAGATTGGTTTATCTGTCTTGTCTTGTATATCCTGGCTACACGTCATTTAGTACTTgtctttattactttatttattatgatatgatgatgatgatgatgctaaTAATGTCGGCCTGCAATTCAGTTGGAGGCGGTGGAGTTACCAGCACAGTTATCCAGCACAAAGTTGTTGATGATTTTGGTCCTGTGCAGAAGCCAAGAGCATATCCGCTAACTGATCCTGATAAGGATCTTTATGGTTCAGGGCTTAAAGACGAAGGAATTTTCCGACGGGGTGAAGAAGACGACGCCAGGCAAAAAACCGGGGGAATCAGCCGTGTGCCTTTACATAAGCGCCAACCACCATTTGTGTCTGAAACTCATCAGACTTCCGGCCATGGCAGAGGAGATCTTTTGCAGACTGGGGGTCTAGAGGAGGATCCTCATGCTCCGTCGGACCGTTCCAGGCCACCTTCTAACTACCAGAGTAAAACCTTAGATCCAACCGGCGCCGGTAAGCCCAACATCCTTAAATTTTGTGTTATGTTTATAAAACATTATGGCCTATTTGCTAAAATAGTTAGCCAATTTTGGCCTATTAATTGTTTGCCTTGctcaaataatttatataagtgtttgattaattaactttttgtaggTCCGAAagcttaaaattcaaaaagttctCCAAACTGTTTTCTccattagttttttgagaatgTCAATTTGCATATAATCAGCTAAcaattaacaactaatttaccaaacatttttctataatCATCAAATGCTAaaaactaatttaccaaatatttttctacaatcatcaaatattatcaactaatcaaacttattaactcaatcagctaacaactatttaccaaaatgCCCTTATTCCACTAAGAGTTTAGCATCCTGTCATAGAAAAATTTTATCTTAAAGTTACTTTTTCTCTGTTAGTTATAGCTAACTATTGGCATGGTATAACAGGTGGTGAGGAGGCAAGGATTAGTCCACTTGTGCAGTCATTTGAAAAGATGGAAGTTAGTGGTGATGAGCCAAAACCAGAGCAAAATATAAGGCCAGAAGCAGGAACTCACCACAAACTTTACACAGGAAGCCATGACCAATTTGCTCCGGAGCCAGTGGCTACTAATGTCTATACATCTTCAGAAGACACTGAATCCATCCCCAAGAGCTTTGATCCCAGCAAACCCGAAAACCTTCCCCGTGATCCAATCGATGAGAATCCACTGCAAGAAGGCAGCTATGCAGCAGTGAAAACACAAGGAGCACATGAGGCAGCCTCCCCGGTAGACTATGCCAAAACCGCGGCCATGGCAGTGGCTGAGAAATTGGCTCCAGTCTATGAGAAGGTTGCGGGTGCAGGGAGCGCTGTGATGGAGAAACTCCCCATAGCCTCGAGCGGAGAGGGAGAAGGGAAGAGTGTTACGAGCACAGTGAAAGAGAAGTTGGCACCGGTTTATGACAAAGTAGCGGGTGCAGGAAGCACGTTGATGTCGAAAGTGCAGGGCCCTGGAACAGGGCAGGCAGTGGTCGTAGAAGGGAACGAGGAAGGGAACGATGTTAGAACTGATAAAGGAGTGTCGATAAAGGAGTTCTTGGCTGAGAAACTTAAGCCTGGAGAGGAAGATAAGGCACtgtcagagatgatttcaggcACATTGCTGTCAAGGCAGAAGGAGGAAACAGTAGTGGAGAGCAAGCCAGTTGGTAAAGTGACAGAATCTGAGGAAGTTGCAAGGCGATTGGGGCCGATTGGCGATAGCCCAAGGGAAGGCAGTGAAGAGAAGGGCATGGTGGATATGCTTAAAGGTGCAGTTAATTCATGGCTTGGCAGAGAAGACACCACAAATGGTAAATTTCTGTGATGtccttttcttttctgtttCAAGTTGATAATCAATCACTTAATGCTGATTACCTTTAAATCTTGTTTGAGACTCcagtaagaaatgaagaagttgGGCATCAGAGTGCAGTGGGAGAGAGAAGACTTGAGCATCAGAATGCAATGGGAGAGGGAAGATCCAGACTTCAAGAATCTGGGCATTGAAGAACTATATATAGAGAGTGTGAAAAGGGTTTTGATTTTCTTGTTCAGTGGTtgtgttataacttataattatATACCCTAGTAGATGTCATATTTGTGTTTGGTGGATCATGCATATAGCATATAAGGTTTTACTCTGTAATAAAAATGTTGACATGGTGTGAGAATGTATTTCATCTTTGTTTGACAGAACCAAGGTTTCTTTAAGGTAAAAACATAGTACTCTGCTAGCAGAAGATAGTATGACatcaagaaataaaaacaaaaaatgcagTAGAAACTTCCTCCAAGCAACCACAAAGTTACTAGTTCAGTTCAACTTTCAGAGAGtgatttattaactttttagtttaaatcaattaattatgaaCAATTTAGATGTggtaaaaaaaagaagaagagagattCAGACATTCAGTATCTGCTTTACTTGTAAGAAGGATATAAAAACTTCCTTCTGTTTTCATTGCTTCTACATAATAATTTGGCTACATAAATAAAGATACGTAAAAGAAACAATAAATATCGCAGGATAATGTTTAGCTAAATACTAGGCAGCCCACAAGGAATTACTGTTGCTATCTTGATGCAACAAGCTATCCATTCATAGGATACATAATGTACTATGATGCCCCTTCCCACAAGCCAGTTTGGGAATACAGTCTCTGATCTTCTTAGGCACCAAACTTGGGGAGCTTGGCAATGGAGATTTGTGCAAGGAAGTGCTCTGCCACAATTCTCCGCTGGATTTTGCCTGTAGCAGTTTTAGGGAGAGAATCTGTTATGAACACCTTCTTTGGAACCTTGAATGCTGCAAGGTTTTTCTTGCAGAATCTCAACACCTCCTCTTCGTTAATGTTTGATCCTTCACTTGGAATGATTGCACAGTTTATCTGTGACCATCAAGGGAATTGCTTATATCAGTCATGAATAAAAGTTGGTGATAATGATACATTTACTATCAGATTGTGCACTCACCTCTTCACCATACTTGTCATCAGGAACTCCAAAAGCAACAGCTTGAGCAACCTCTGGATGAGAAATGAGCACAGCATCCACTTCAATGGGTGATATTTTCTCACCTGAATGAAATTGTAAGTTGGAGAAGTTGTTATGAAACTCCACT
This portion of the Ipomoea triloba cultivar NCNSP0323 chromosome 5, ASM357664v1 genome encodes:
- the LOC116019425 gene encoding low-temperature-induced 65 kDa protein; amino-acid sequence: MEAAQLHPPHGGEEEQPAQRGGGVVRSTVVEEEEQRGPGLQDDDEHHHEKKSVLKKVKAKAKKIKDTLTHHAHAHGHEHDRDDEESLEDDDEMDEDPDVHGGHIGGGGVTSTVIQHKVVDDFGPVQKPRAYPLTDPDKDLYGSGLKDEGIFRRGEEDDARQKTGGISRVPLHKRQPPFVSETHQTSGHGRGDLLQTGGLEEDPHAPSDRSRPPSNYQSKTLDPTGAGGEEARISPLVQSFEKMEVSGDEPKPEQNIRPEAGTHHKLYTGSHDQFAPEPVATNVYTSSEDTESIPKSFDPSKPENLPRDPIDENPLQEGSYAAVKTQGAHEAASPVDYAKTAAMAVAEKLAPVYEKVAGAGSAVMEKLPIASSGEGEGKSVTSTVKEKLAPVYDKVAGAGSTLMSKVQGPGTGQAVVVEGNEEGNDVRTDKGVSIKEFLAEKLKPGEEDKALSEMISGTLLSRQKEETVVESKPVGKVTESEEVARRLGPIGDSPREGSEEKGMVDMLKGAVNSWLGREDTTNVRNEEVGHQSAVGERRLEHQNAMGEGRSRLQESGH